One window from the genome of Spirosoma rhododendri encodes:
- a CDS encoding TolC family protein, with protein sequence MTRISTQIIKSFFLLIGSLVAVPLLAQTPTPPASADTLRVSLPQLEQQFLERNYQLIAQRYQIDIAGAAITQAGLRPNPNLWFQTNLYNPNTGKVLPLKTPSQADINSQVFNSGYFAVQLQQVLLLAGKRSKLVALAESNRSLAQLAFRDVLRTLRYQLYTTYANLFYDLQALNLFQEELVRQQRLTESYRIAQQTGGVAPYEVTRLEVATRDLQANIANYSSQIADEQATLRVLLRQANTRAFLLPTELSMNVPALPNVATAIDSALTNRPDAALSQEQITNAERSLALEKSRRTPDLTTGILFERYGNAYVNFTGLQLAMDLPVRNRNQGAIRSAELTLQSAGVGRENQQAIIQSDVLNAYDKLNTYYGQYNSRPTGYLDRIRNISVEATRAYNARVIGLLDYLDKIRTYQQAQLNNINLQNNLFQSQQLLDYVTNTRFF encoded by the coding sequence ATGACACGCATTAGCACTCAGATCATTAAATCGTTTTTCTTACTGATTGGCAGTTTGGTCGCGGTACCGCTACTCGCTCAGACCCCCACCCCACCCGCATCGGCCGATACCCTCCGTGTTTCCCTGCCCCAGCTGGAGCAGCAGTTTCTGGAGCGTAACTACCAGCTGATCGCACAGCGGTACCAGATCGACATTGCCGGGGCCGCTATCACGCAGGCCGGTCTGCGCCCCAACCCCAACCTGTGGTTTCAGACCAACCTCTACAACCCCAACACGGGCAAGGTGCTGCCGCTGAAAACGCCCTCGCAGGCCGACATCAACAGTCAGGTTTTCAACAGCGGGTACTTCGCCGTGCAGCTACAACAGGTGCTCTTGCTGGCCGGTAAGCGGAGCAAGCTGGTGGCGCTGGCCGAAAGTAACCGGAGTCTGGCCCAGCTGGCTTTTCGCGATGTGCTGCGGACGCTTCGCTACCAGCTCTACACGACCTACGCCAACCTGTTTTACGATCTTCAGGCACTCAATCTGTTTCAGGAAGAACTGGTCCGGCAGCAGCGGCTGACCGAATCGTATCGGATTGCCCAGCAAACGGGGGGGGTCGCCCCCTACGAGGTAACCCGTCTGGAAGTGGCCACGCGCGACCTGCAAGCCAACATTGCCAATTACAGCTCGCAGATTGCCGACGAGCAGGCGACGTTGCGGGTGTTGCTGCGACAGGCCAATACGCGGGCGTTTCTGTTACCCACCGAACTGTCTATGAATGTACCAGCCCTGCCCAACGTCGCCACAGCCATTGATTCGGCGCTGACCAATCGCCCCGATGCGGCTCTGTCGCAGGAGCAGATTACCAACGCCGAGCGGAGTCTGGCCCTCGAAAAATCCCGCCGGACGCCCGATCTGACGACGGGGATTCTGTTTGAACGCTACGGAAATGCGTACGTCAACTTCACGGGCCTGCAACTGGCGATGGACCTGCCCGTGCGAAACAGGAATCAGGGCGCTATCCGGTCGGCTGAACTGACGTTGCAGAGTGCGGGTGTGGGCCGGGAAAACCAGCAGGCCATTATCCAGAGCGACGTGCTGAACGCCTACGACAAGCTGAACACCTACTACGGTCAGTACAACAGCCGCCCCACCGGGTACCTCGACCGCATCCGGAATATTTCGGTCGAAGCCACCCGCGCCTACAACGCCCGCGTAATCGGCCTGCTCGACTACCTCGACAAGATCCGCACCTACCAGCAGGCCCAGCTCAACAACATCAACCTCCAGAACAATCTATTCCAGTCGCAGCAACTGCTCGACTACGTGACGAATACGCGGTTTTTTTAA
- a CDS encoding efflux RND transporter permease subunit, producing MIDRLIAFSVRSPWTIGFLVLILVLAGGYSLKKLPIDAVPDVTNQQVDVITNSPNLSSLEIEKFITIPLEMAMANIPGLIETRSVSKFGSSVVKLIFTDQTDIYWARQQVFERLEGVKADIPEGAGTPALGPVSTGLGEIYQYVIKPEDPSSPRYTLTEIRTIQDWYVRRKLLGMPGVADVSGYGGYSKEYQAKLKPDRMRALGVTVDDLYAALSQGNGNTGGAYIEKDNKAFTIRGIGLVNNLDEIAQTVVRKNGNAPVLVRDVADVDMGHALRFGALSRNGQGEVVGGSILMMKGANGNEVINRLKDRFGEIQKGMPAGLIIEPFLDRSEIVTAAIDTVAHNLLEGAAIVVIVILVLLGNWRASLLAASVIPLAMLFAFIWMGQLGIVGNIMSLGAIDFGLLVDPAIIVVESAVLFLALAMAKYQQEKTKQTGTSATLTYKDRQDVIISATSEVKRSVVFGGLIILIVYFPILTLEGVEGKMFSPMAKTVGFAILGALLLSITYVPMMSALLLRPPKSAHDHGFSEKIVQFFYRGLRPVLTAALRARYVVVGVAVGILVLGVIGFGRIGGEFIPKLQEGDMVIDMDLPTGTTLTESIRLSQEFQGALLKEFPDEIENIVSKIGTSEVKVDPLPLESQELYLSLTPKEEWKKATRQQELAVKVNEFMAQYPGPVYAITQPIESRVNDMMNGARTDVVAQLYGDNLDTLVKKMRQVIGVVRTVPGAVDVKASKVFGLPQLNIKYDRHRLALHGIKVEQINRAIQMAFGGATAGVVYEGDKRFDLTFRLAGDDRVRPDAIANLLVNDQNNNPIPLRELADISEDVGPSEITHVDMKRLVNVGFNVRERDLESVVKDVIKAVGAKVKLPAEYSITYGGEFENFSRAKERLSIVLPISLLVIFGLLYLTFGNFRDSLLIYAVVPLSAVGGIFSLLLRDMNFSISAGVGFIALFGVAVLNGILLVSHFNALGAEGVEDPNERVLRGLQERLRPVLMTSFVAALGFMPMATSSSVGAEVQKPLATVVIGGLLTATVLTLIVLPVLYAMVSPRVITPTHQEQEADVV from the coding sequence ATGATCGATCGGCTGATTGCGTTCAGCGTGCGAAGTCCCTGGACGATTGGTTTTCTGGTTCTGATTCTCGTACTGGCAGGGGGCTACTCCCTTAAAAAACTGCCCATCGACGCCGTACCAGACGTGACAAACCAGCAGGTTGACGTCATTACTAACTCGCCGAATCTTTCCTCACTGGAGATCGAAAAGTTTATCACCATCCCCCTCGAAATGGCAATGGCCAATATTCCGGGGCTGATTGAAACGCGCTCGGTGTCTAAATTCGGGTCGTCGGTTGTCAAGCTGATTTTTACCGATCAGACCGACATCTACTGGGCCCGGCAGCAGGTATTCGAGCGGCTCGAAGGCGTTAAAGCCGATATTCCTGAGGGAGCCGGAACACCCGCCCTCGGGCCGGTATCGACGGGTTTGGGTGAAATTTACCAGTACGTCATCAAGCCCGAAGACCCCAGCAGCCCCCGCTACACCCTCACCGAAATCCGCACGATTCAGGACTGGTACGTTCGGCGCAAGCTGTTAGGTATGCCGGGCGTGGCCGACGTCAGCGGATACGGTGGCTACAGCAAGGAGTACCAGGCGAAACTCAAACCCGACCGGATGCGGGCGCTGGGCGTAACGGTCGATGATCTGTACGCGGCTCTTTCGCAGGGCAACGGCAACACAGGCGGTGCCTACATCGAAAAAGACAACAAAGCATTCACCATTCGCGGGATTGGTCTGGTCAATAACCTCGACGAGATCGCGCAGACGGTGGTTCGCAAAAACGGCAACGCGCCGGTACTCGTCCGCGATGTGGCCGACGTCGACATGGGCCACGCGCTGCGGTTCGGGGCGCTGAGCCGCAACGGGCAGGGCGAAGTAGTGGGCGGCTCAATTCTGATGATGAAGGGGGCCAACGGCAACGAAGTCATCAACCGGTTGAAAGATCGGTTTGGGGAGATTCAGAAAGGAATGCCCGCCGGTTTGATTATAGAACCCTTCCTCGACCGGTCGGAAATCGTAACGGCGGCAATCGACACGGTTGCGCACAACCTGCTCGAAGGGGCGGCCATCGTCGTGATCGTGATTCTGGTGCTGCTGGGCAACTGGCGGGCGAGTCTGCTGGCGGCTTCGGTTATTCCGCTGGCCATGCTGTTTGCGTTTATCTGGATGGGTCAGCTGGGTATTGTGGGTAATATCATGAGCCTGGGGGCTATCGACTTCGGCCTGCTGGTCGACCCGGCGATTATCGTTGTGGAGTCGGCGGTGCTGTTTCTGGCACTGGCGATGGCGAAATACCAGCAGGAAAAAACCAAACAGACCGGTACCAGCGCGACCCTGACCTACAAAGACCGGCAGGACGTAATCATCAGCGCAACCTCGGAAGTGAAACGCTCCGTGGTGTTCGGCGGACTGATTATCCTGATCGTGTATTTCCCCATTCTGACGCTGGAAGGCGTTGAGGGCAAGATGTTTTCACCCATGGCCAAGACCGTCGGTTTCGCCATTCTGGGGGCCCTGCTGCTATCGATTACCTACGTGCCGATGATGAGTGCGCTGCTGCTCCGCCCGCCCAAATCGGCCCATGACCACGGTTTTTCGGAGAAAATCGTGCAGTTCTTCTACCGGGGGCTGCGGCCCGTGCTGACGGCCGCGCTCAGGGCCCGCTACGTCGTGGTGGGCGTTGCCGTCGGTATTCTGGTGCTGGGCGTCATCGGGTTTGGGCGCATCGGGGGCGAGTTTATTCCCAAACTTCAGGAGGGCGACATGGTGATCGATATGGACCTGCCAACGGGCACGACCTTAACCGAGTCGATCCGGCTGAGTCAGGAGTTTCAGGGCGCGCTGCTGAAAGAATTTCCCGACGAAATCGAAAACATTGTTTCCAAGATTGGTACGTCGGAAGTAAAGGTTGATCCGCTGCCGCTCGAATCACAGGAATTATACTTATCGCTGACCCCCAAGGAGGAGTGGAAAAAAGCGACCCGGCAGCAGGAACTGGCGGTGAAAGTAAATGAATTTATGGCGCAGTATCCGGGGCCGGTCTACGCCATTACGCAGCCAATCGAAAGCCGGGTCAACGACATGATGAACGGGGCCCGTACCGACGTGGTGGCGCAGCTCTACGGCGACAACCTCGATACGCTGGTGAAGAAAATGCGGCAGGTGATCGGGGTCGTCCGCACGGTGCCCGGTGCGGTCGACGTGAAAGCCAGTAAAGTATTTGGGTTGCCGCAGCTGAATATCAAGTACGACCGGCATCGGCTGGCCCTGCACGGTATCAAGGTCGAGCAGATCAACCGCGCGATTCAGATGGCGTTTGGCGGGGCTACGGCCGGGGTCGTTTACGAAGGCGACAAACGCTTCGACCTGACGTTCCGGCTCGCGGGCGACGACCGGGTCAGGCCCGACGCTATCGCGAACCTGTTGGTGAACGATCAGAATAACAATCCGATTCCGTTGCGCGAACTGGCCGACATCAGCGAAGACGTTGGCCCGTCGGAGATCACGCACGTCGACATGAAGCGGCTGGTTAACGTGGGTTTCAACGTGCGGGAGCGCGATCTGGAATCGGTCGTCAAGGACGTAATCAAGGCCGTCGGGGCGAAGGTGAAGCTACCCGCTGAATACTCGATTACGTACGGGGGGGAGTTTGAAAATTTCAGCCGCGCTAAAGAACGGCTGTCGATCGTGCTGCCGATTTCGCTGCTGGTCATCTTCGGCCTGCTTTATCTGACGTTCGGCAACTTCCGCGACAGTCTGCTCATCTACGCTGTCGTGCCGCTGTCGGCCGTGGGCGGTATTTTCTCGCTGCTGCTGCGCGACATGAACTTCAGTATTTCGGCGGGCGTGGGCTTCATCGCCTTGTTTGGCGTAGCCGTGCTGAACGGTATTCTGCTGGTCAGTCACTTCAACGCGTTGGGTGCCGAAGGCGTAGAAGACCCCAACGAACGGGTGTTGCGGGGCTTGCAGGAGCGGTTGCGGCCGGTGCTGATGACCTCGTTTGTGGCCGCACTGGGCTTTATGCCGATGGCGACTTCATCCAGTGTGGGTGCCGAAGTGCAGAAGCCGCTGGCAACGGTCGTTATCGGCGGTCTGCTGACGGCTACCGTACTGACCCTGATCGTGTTGCCCGTACTCTACGCGATGGTATCGCCCCGCGTAATTACCCCCACCCACCAGGAACAAGAAGCCGACGTTGTATGA
- a CDS encoding efflux RND transporter periplasmic adaptor subunit has protein sequence MKFPLILLSGVLLVACGHKEEAEQVPTSAADSSSSYLTDSVRRINPESELTLNGTVTFDQDNVVRVFPLVSGNVEKATVTLGSYVQKGQDLALIRSGDISNYVNDYQADKADLEVAQQNLKNVQAQYKAGFTSETDFITAKNNLQKAKDELGRSGNILRVYGGSNTTGQPYFSVKAPIAGYIVEKNVNSGQDLRSDNTNPLYTISSLQQIWIMANVYETDIPEIKQGQPVDVQVLAYPDKVFRGRIDNISSVLDEQARVLKVRIVLSNKDGLLKPDMFATIHVHLPNTAAQQGLAVAQKALVFDRDHYYVIVQSAPNKFDVREVKVIQNTTRYAFVEGGNLQPGTRIVTEGSLLLYNDLTN, from the coding sequence ATGAAGTTTCCCCTCATTCTCCTCTCCGGTGTGTTGCTTGTAGCCTGTGGGCACAAGGAAGAAGCCGAACAAGTACCGACCTCAGCCGCTGATTCGAGCAGCAGCTACCTGACCGATTCGGTGCGCCGTATCAACCCCGAAAGCGAGCTGACGCTCAACGGTACCGTTACCTTCGACCAGGACAACGTTGTGCGGGTGTTTCCGCTGGTGTCGGGTAATGTCGAAAAGGCAACCGTCACGCTGGGCAGCTATGTGCAGAAAGGGCAGGACCTGGCCCTGATCCGGTCGGGTGATATTTCCAACTACGTCAACGATTACCAGGCCGACAAAGCCGATCTGGAAGTGGCGCAGCAGAACCTGAAAAACGTACAGGCGCAGTACAAAGCCGGTTTCACGTCGGAAACAGACTTTATCACGGCCAAAAACAACCTGCAAAAAGCGAAAGACGAACTTGGTCGGTCGGGAAATATTCTGCGGGTGTATGGCGGCAGCAACACCACCGGGCAACCCTATTTCAGCGTGAAAGCGCCCATCGCCGGGTATATCGTCGAGAAGAACGTGAACAGTGGGCAGGATCTGCGGTCCGACAATACCAACCCGCTCTACACCATTTCGAGCCTGCAACAGATCTGGATCATGGCCAATGTCTACGAAACCGACATCCCCGAAATCAAGCAGGGGCAGCCGGTCGACGTGCAGGTGCTGGCCTACCCTGACAAGGTATTCCGGGGCCGTATCGACAACATCAGCAGTGTGCTCGATGAGCAGGCGCGGGTGCTGAAAGTCCGGATCGTACTCAGCAACAAAGACGGGCTGCTCAAACCCGATATGTTCGCGACCATCCATGTTCACCTGCCCAACACGGCCGCGCAGCAGGGGTTAGCGGTAGCGCAGAAAGCCCTCGTCTTCGACCGCGACCACTACTACGTGATCGTGCAGAGCGCCCCCAACAAATTCGACGTCCGCGAGGTAAAAGTCATCCAGAACACAACCCGGTACGCCTTCGTCGAAGGCGGCAATCTCCAACCCGGCACCCGCATCGTAACCGAAGGTAGCCTGCTGCTTTATAACGACCTGACCAATTAA
- a CDS encoding efflux RND transporter permease subunit has protein sequence MNSFIRSIITFALTNRFAVFFGIGIIIVGGVVSFMNTPVETFPDVTNTNVIVITQWPGRSAEEVERFVTIPLETELNSVPRKSTLRSVSLFGLSVVTMIFDDGVDNFTAQTNVSNRMADVDLPDGANAEIEPPYGPTGEIYRFTLESKTKDVTELKTIQDWVIERQIKSVPGIADVVSFGGKVKTYNVDLNPTLLANYGFTAIDIAQALQQSNINVGGDVIKQGNQSLVVRGIGLLTKPEDVAGIVIDNVNGVPIKIKDVATVREGFQPRLGIVGRDRQDDVVECIVVMRKGENPNEVIPALKAKVDELNNQVLPKDVRIKTFYDRTTLNNYTLHTVGENVLTGIFLVTLILLIFLADWRTTLTVAIVIPLALLFAFICLRARGMTANLLSIGALDFGIIIDGAVVMVEGLFVMLALRAEHMGMMKFNGRGKLSWIASTATELGKSIFTSKVIIITALLPIFTFQKVEGKLFSPLAWTIGFALLGSLIVSLTLIPLLCAILLKKNVRERHNPIVLGLEKGYVPALAWAIRKPATIFGIAIGSLAFALYLFLFHIGSEFLPQLNEGSIYVRASLPYSVALDESYVYTRKFRAIFDEFPEVRGVISQTGRPNDGTDPTGFFNNEFFVDLYPKEEWKRDITKDELISEMQKKLSRFRGVSFNFSQPISDNVEEAVSGVKGSMAIKIIGQDLNVLDKEATRVYDIMNKVPGVSDLGVFRNLGQPEFRITLDPARLALYNVPTDVVQSVIETAIGGKTATQLYEGERHFDVKVRYDERFRFAPEQVANLLVPTRSGSKIPLKELADIGTRSGPAFVYRENNARFIAIKFSVRGRDLGSTIAEAQQKVGAAVKLPDGYRMRWAGEFENQTRAEHTLAIVVPISITIIFLILLFTFGSAIDATLIILNVPFALIGGILALWLTGINFSISAGVGFICLFGVSVQDGVILINRFKENLHNRMPMLDAVREGAQTRVRPVVMTALMASLGLLPAALSTGIGSETQKPLATVMIGGLITCTILSLLILPVMYNLIHSGRIRRETERRERKTVA, from the coding sequence ATGAATTCCTTCATTCGCAGTATCATAACATTTGCGCTGACGAATCGCTTTGCCGTGTTTTTCGGCATCGGGATCATCATCGTAGGGGGTGTCGTGAGCTTCATGAACACGCCCGTTGAAACGTTTCCCGACGTCACGAACACCAACGTGATCGTTATTACGCAGTGGCCGGGCCGGTCGGCGGAAGAAGTCGAGCGGTTTGTGACAATCCCGCTCGAAACTGAGCTGAACTCGGTGCCGCGCAAAAGCACGCTGCGGTCGGTGTCGCTGTTCGGGCTGTCGGTCGTGACCATGATTTTTGACGATGGCGTCGACAATTTCACCGCCCAGACCAACGTCTCCAACCGCATGGCCGACGTCGATCTGCCCGACGGAGCCAACGCCGAAATCGAGCCGCCCTACGGCCCGACCGGTGAGATTTACCGCTTTACGCTGGAATCGAAAACCAAAGACGTAACCGAACTGAAAACCATTCAGGACTGGGTGATCGAGCGGCAGATCAAAAGTGTGCCGGGCATTGCCGACGTCGTCAGCTTCGGTGGCAAAGTCAAAACCTACAACGTCGACCTCAACCCGACCCTGCTCGCCAACTACGGATTTACCGCCATCGACATTGCCCAGGCGCTGCAACAAAGCAACATCAACGTCGGGGGCGATGTGATCAAGCAGGGTAATCAGTCGCTCGTCGTGCGGGGTATTGGTCTGCTGACCAAACCCGAAGACGTAGCCGGTATCGTTATCGACAATGTTAACGGTGTGCCTATCAAGATCAAAGACGTGGCTACGGTACGTGAAGGGTTTCAGCCCCGGCTCGGTATCGTCGGGCGCGACAGGCAGGACGACGTCGTGGAGTGTATCGTGGTGATGCGGAAGGGCGAAAACCCCAACGAAGTCATCCCGGCGCTAAAAGCCAAAGTCGACGAACTGAACAATCAGGTGTTGCCCAAAGACGTCAGGATCAAGACGTTTTATGACCGCACGACGCTCAATAACTACACCCTGCATACGGTAGGCGAAAACGTGCTGACGGGTATTTTCCTCGTCACGCTTATCCTGCTGATCTTCCTGGCCGACTGGCGAACTACGCTGACCGTAGCGATCGTGATTCCGCTGGCGCTGCTCTTTGCCTTCATCTGCCTGCGGGCGCGGGGCATGACCGCCAACCTGCTCAGCATCGGTGCCCTCGACTTCGGTATCATCATCGATGGGGCCGTGGTCATGGTCGAAGGGTTGTTTGTGATGCTGGCTTTGCGGGCCGAACACATGGGCATGATGAAGTTCAACGGGCGGGGCAAACTTAGCTGGATTGCCAGCACCGCCACCGAACTGGGCAAATCGATTTTCACCTCGAAAGTCATCATCATCACGGCCCTGCTGCCCATCTTCACCTTCCAGAAAGTTGAAGGCAAGCTGTTCAGTCCGCTGGCCTGGACCATCGGCTTTGCCCTGCTCGGTTCGCTGATCGTCAGCCTGACACTGATCCCGCTGTTGTGCGCGATACTGCTGAAAAAGAACGTTCGGGAGCGACACAACCCCATCGTACTGGGGCTGGAGAAAGGCTACGTACCCGCGCTGGCCTGGGCCATTCGCAAGCCGGCCACCATTTTCGGTATCGCCATCGGCTCGCTGGCGTTTGCGCTTTACCTGTTCCTGTTCCACATTGGGTCGGAGTTTCTGCCGCAGCTCAACGAAGGGTCTATCTACGTCCGGGCCAGCCTCCCCTACTCGGTAGCCCTCGACGAAAGCTACGTCTACACGCGGAAGTTCCGCGCCATCTTCGACGAGTTTCCCGAAGTGCGTGGGGTGATTTCGCAGACGGGACGCCCCAACGACGGCACCGACCCGACGGGCTTCTTCAACAACGAATTTTTCGTGGACCTTTACCCGAAAGAAGAATGGAAGCGCGACATCACGAAAGACGAGCTTATCAGCGAAATGCAGAAAAAGCTGTCTCGTTTCCGGGGGGTTAGCTTCAACTTCTCGCAGCCCATTTCCGACAACGTCGAAGAAGCGGTGTCGGGCGTGAAAGGGTCGATGGCCATCAAGATCATCGGGCAGGACCTGAACGTGCTCGATAAGGAAGCGACGCGAGTGTACGACATCATGAACAAGGTGCCCGGCGTAAGCGACCTGGGCGTGTTCCGCAACCTGGGTCAGCCCGAATTCCGCATCACGCTCGACCCCGCCCGGCTGGCGCTGTACAACGTCCCGACCGACGTGGTGCAGTCAGTGATTGAAACGGCGATTGGTGGCAAAACGGCCACGCAGCTCTACGAAGGCGAACGCCATTTCGACGTGAAGGTGCGCTACGACGAGCGGTTCCGGTTTGCGCCCGAACAAGTTGCCAACCTGCTCGTACCGACACGCTCCGGCTCGAAGATTCCACTCAAAGAACTGGCCGACATTGGTACGCGCTCCGGCCCGGCCTTCGTCTACCGCGAAAACAACGCCCGGTTTATCGCTATCAAATTCTCGGTGCGGGGCCGCGACCTGGGTAGTACCATCGCCGAAGCACAGCAGAAAGTGGGCGCGGCTGTCAAGCTGCCCGACGGCTACCGGATGCGCTGGGCTGGTGAATTCGAGAATCAGACGCGGGCCGAGCACACGCTGGCGATCGTCGTACCAATCAGTATCACGATTATCTTCCTAATTCTGCTCTTCACCTTCGGCAGCGCCATCGACGCAACGCTCATTATCCTGAACGTTCCCTTCGCCCTGATCGGCGGTATCCTGGCCCTGTGGCTGACGGGTATCAACTTCAGCATCTCGGCCGGGGTGGGCTTCATCTGCCTGTTCGGCGTATCGGTGCAGGACGGCGTTATCCTGATCAACCGGTTCAAGGAGAACCTGCACAACCGGATGCCTATGCTCGACGCCGTGCGGGAAGGGGCGCAGACAAGGGTACGACCGGTGGTGATGACGGCCCTTATGGCGTCGCTGGGATTGTTGCCAGCTGCCCTCAGCACGGGTATCGGGTCGGAAACGCAGAAACCGCTGGCAACGGTAATGATCGGCGGACTGATTACCTGTACAATCCTGTCGCTGCTGATTCTGCCGGTTATGTACAACCTCATTCACAGCGGCCGTATCCGCCGGGAAACCGAACGCCGGGAACGAAAGACGGTGGCGTAG
- a CDS encoding TolC family protein — protein MNKHLSITGAALALLVVHSTHAQPGQSRRFVTLQQALDLAQENNPQVNVANLRIDKQRALIPGALSLSGPELIFEAPTTTKFQPGILLPVSLPTVYKNQRIVQEQQVKLSQREKAITTNTIRYNVRTTYNNLLYLRESINNYRRQDSLLQVFTRVTEVRQRVGQISRIEVLNARSQQQELQYQLDQTRAQVRSNRIQLGLLIGTPNDTSLRATGPFEKMSFTDPFLTTDSTFLRNPQTDYYKQNQVLNESALVLERKRRLPNIIVGYLNQGGPESPLLYRFRFGLSLPVWGWVASSRINAAKTDVEIAKSQIKLNKYELQGDYDKGYADFLQYTEAVDYYETIGLRQAEAIVTAASDAYRLGSIGYYDYLLNVQQAFKIRFGYLEALRNYNQAVVTLNYLKGE, from the coding sequence ATGAACAAACACCTTTCGATAACCGGGGCCGCACTCGCCCTGCTAGTGGTCCATTCTACGCATGCCCAGCCCGGTCAGTCGCGCCGGTTCGTTACCCTGCAACAGGCCCTCGATCTGGCGCAGGAAAATAACCCGCAGGTCAACGTGGCCAATCTGCGTATCGACAAGCAGCGGGCACTGATACCGGGCGCACTGAGTCTGTCGGGGCCGGAGCTGATCTTTGAAGCCCCTACGACGACAAAGTTTCAGCCCGGAATCCTGCTGCCAGTCTCACTGCCGACGGTCTATAAAAACCAGCGGATCGTGCAGGAGCAGCAGGTGAAGCTGAGTCAGCGCGAGAAAGCGATTACGACCAATACCATTCGCTACAACGTCCGCACGACCTACAACAACCTGCTGTATCTGCGCGAAAGCATCAACAACTACCGGCGTCAGGACAGCCTCTTGCAGGTATTTACGCGGGTAACCGAAGTGCGGCAGCGGGTGGGTCAAATCTCGCGGATCGAAGTGCTAAACGCCCGTTCGCAGCAGCAGGAACTTCAGTATCAGCTCGATCAGACGCGGGCGCAGGTGCGCAGCAACCGAATTCAGCTCGGCCTGCTCATCGGAACCCCCAACGACACCTCGCTGCGAGCCACCGGCCCCTTCGAGAAAATGTCGTTTACCGATCCGTTTCTGACCACCGATAGCACCTTCCTGCGCAACCCGCAGACCGACTACTACAAGCAGAATCAGGTGCTCAACGAATCGGCGCTGGTGCTCGAACGTAAGCGTCGGCTGCCCAACATCATCGTCGGGTATCTGAATCAGGGTGGCCCGGAGTCGCCGTTACTCTACCGGTTTCGGTTCGGGTTATCGCTACCCGTTTGGGGCTGGGTGGCGAGTTCGCGCATCAACGCGGCTAAGACCGACGTCGAAATTGCCAAAAGCCAGATTAAGCTGAACAAATACGAGTTGCAGGGCGATTATGACAAGGGCTACGCCGATTTTCTGCAATACACGGAAGCGGTCGATTACTACGAAACAATCGGTCTGCGGCAGGCCGAAGCCATCGTAACGGCCGCCAGCGACGCTTACCGGCTGGGCAGCATCGGGTACTACGACTACCTGCTTAACGTACAGCAGGCCTTTAAAATCCGCTTCGGCTATCTGGAAGCGCTTCGTAACTACAATCAGGCTGTCGTCACACTCAATTACCTGAAGGGGGAATAA